DNA from Musa acuminata AAA Group cultivar baxijiao chromosome BXJ1-5, Cavendish_Baxijiao_AAA, whole genome shotgun sequence:
TGCTCCGTTAACCAGCTTGGAGTTCAGTAATCATATTCTTAATTTGCAACAACTAGGACGCCTTGAAGACACTGgaagtcaaatgataagataCTGCAGGAAGTGCAACCAGTTGAAGCCACCTCGCTGTCATCATTGTTCTGTTTGTAAGGCTTTGCTTCTTAAGTTATATGTATCTGAATAACTATGTTGAGTATATGGGTCTCTCTTTTGTCTGCCTCTTTCATTTGatccttttttcttattttaggtGGGAGATGTGTACTTAAGATGGATCATCACTGCATATGGGTCGTAAACTGTGTGGGCGCTTTAAATTAtaagttttttcttctttttctggtaAGTGTACCGTATTCAATTTTTTCCAGCATATTTGGAGACATGCACCTTCAGTTACGCGGAAATTATTGCTGGTAGACTGATAGTCGTAGAGAGGGTGTCTTTTCTATTGATCTTGGATTACTATTTTTCACCTGTATTCTATTTGTTCAAACTTATATATCCTAATGCAAAGTGGATGATTCTCTTACTGACTATATTTTGGTTGAAAGGTCAGAATACATATTGGATGGAAAGATTCCAGGCTGGAATTTTTCAAGATCAGCCATAATTGGTTGGAATTGGCCAGAAtcacctgatttttttttttccaaaatcagCCAATCCTCTCCGATCTATTCTCGACTCCAACTAATTACTGGCATATACTTGATTTTCTCTGGAATAATCAGACCACTTTTAGTTGATCTCGACCGAATTAAGTTTATGTAGATTGGAATCAACCAAATTTGAAAACTATGTCTAGCTATAGATAAGGTGCCTTTTggataaattttttattcttttgtgaTTTTTATTCAGTTTTTTGTTATCATTTTAcctaaggtttgccgtaccgtggCATATTGTCTGGTATAAGGAATCGATATGAGCGGTACATATTAGTTTGTCGATACACCCCACTGTACCATGTGTCAATATGTCGGTATATATCATACCGATGAttggtcggtacaccggtatAGACCAATGAGGCAAATCATGATTTTATCTTGACCATTTGTTAATGCTAAAGAGTCCTATTTAGGATATAGATAGGGGTGGGTAAGTCCTTAAGCCACTAAGAATCTTGCTGAGAGTGTTTTACACGTGTCTTtagattctttgatttttttataataagaCTTCTCTTTCATAAGATGTCTTAGTTTACTATCTATGATATGTTGTAAGCTGTAGAAACTATATTTTGGTATTGGCTTTTTATTATCTTTCATCCTCAGCAGGTCAGTGCTTCTCCTTTAATTGAGAATACTCGAGAAACACTAACCTAAGACCGGATTCGTTATTCCTAGTCGAGCATGCTTGGGCAGTTATATACCAATGTCGGATGTCCCAGTGATAGGttgatttaaataattaaattcgCCTTAAGCCTTAACCCATGATTTTCTTTTCCATCATGGGTTTGTTGGACATTGAAGATTGGTGAAGTATAGATCAGCCAATATATTGGTCCTCCTTGCAAAAGAATCACTAATTGCACGAATTGTAGAGGTCCAATTACATGATGCATGGGAAGAAGGCTAAAAGATGACTATTTACAACTGAGTTTGACCAAACATAGATGATTGTTCAGTTATGCATCTGACAGTCCAAATGATGCAACCACAACCTAGCACTTGTAAACCAGCTAGCTACATTTAGGCTCATGGCTAGCTAGAGAATAAAAAAGTACCCAGTTACATGCCTGAAACACAAAGTTAACTGATTATTACCATGGAACCATGCGTTGGCTAACAGATTGGCAGAGGCAGCAACATCATCACATCACACCCCTGTGGTTCCATTTAAATCCAAGTATCAACATGGTTCAATCAATTTGGCTTCAGGTTAGACTTTTTCCAAAGCAATAGGCTTGCACCAGTTCCACAAAAATAGTTAACTAAAATACCATGAGCACCTCTAGTTGTCAGTATATGTTTATTACACCTCAGTTAGATAATGGCTAGTGATTGCTGATTGATAGTTTGCTAATGATGGAACAATGGACGATCCCTCAAGAGTTAAAGATCAACCAGTATCTgatagtgatttgctagtgactaATGATCACCATTAGTGATTTATTGGTGGCTTACTATCTTCCAATATCATGGATTGCTAGTGGTTAGCTATCATCAATTTGCTTTGCCAATGTTATGGTCTATTACTAATTGGTGATCACCAACTCATCATATACTTGATGGCTATTGTTCATTTCTCAGTCTGCTAGTAATTGTGAAGTTTGCTTATCACCACCAAGTGGTCATTTGTATAGTAACTGTCCATTGTCTAGTAAGTAGTAACAACAATTTACTGACTAATCATGTGAACCAACGACTGAGAAAGAGTCAAGAGAGAAGCATGAGTTTATTTGTATTATGGATCTATTGTATGACAAAAGATGGTTGAAGTGATGAGAGTACTATTTCCCAAACACATAAATGTATCTTTGTAATTATTTTGGTTGCAATTTATTTTTCAAGGTAAAGAAACATAAAAGTCTATGGATAGTGTGGTAGAACGAACTAGCAGTGGCAAATAAAGTAGATAAATAACTAACAGGTGTGACTTGTATGTTATGAACTTAAGATGAACATGACATGGTTGAGAGAATTGTGGAGGATCTAAATACTCTTTTCCTTGAATTTTGCATTCTGCAACTCTTCAAAGATTATCTATTGTGAGGGTGGAAGCATTTGTTCACCATCTTTCACTTACCTCTACCATCCAGCCCGCACCATAAATAAATTTTACTTGGATGTGGACTTTTAAGTTCTTGGATTTTGATTAGGGAAGGGTCAAATTGAAGGCTGGATGGAGATGGTTCTGATCAATTGGAGCTTCACCTTTATGGAGCTTGTTCCCCAGATTTTCAGTTTAGTGTACTGTGAATCATTACCTGGTTTAACTGTTTAAACAGAATTCAGTATCACATACCATTTATTTGGTATTCTTGGTTGTGAAATTAGTTTTGAAGCTTGAATTGGTGGAACTATTGATGTTATTTGTTCTGTGTGTACTTATGTGTCCAGTTTGATGGTACTGTGATTCATTAATTTGTTCAAATGTTTGAGTGTACTATATTTTTGGTATTGTCAGTCGTGGAATTTGTGCTTGAATCATTGGAACTGTCAATATTATTTCATCCATTTGTACCTGTATCTGAGAGTATCAATTAGATGCAAGTACTTCATCAAAACATTTGATTTAGTTATGCAGTTATATGGTTCTCTGCATAATTGCAATGTAATCCTTGAGCCTTGACACCATTATTTCTTATTGATGCAGTTTTACACTTTTCTTGAGACAACTCTTGTTACTCTTTCTCTCTTTCCCCATTTTATTGCCTTCTTTAAAGATGTGGAGATTCCTGGAACACCGGGAAAGCTTGCAACTACTTTTCTCGCATTTGGTATGTGTGCTCCTCGTCTTAAACAAAAGCTTGTGTTTAAAGCAACTATTGTTTTATGTCGTGCATTGATAATGGCTTTTTATGCTCTAGTGCTGAATTTGGCTTTTGCATTAAGTGTTCTTGGATTTCTGATCATGCATATAACCTTGGTGGCAAGAAATACTACAACTATTGAGGTACGTATTTACCAGTATAATATTAATCAAACCTGATGATTATAAAGACAAACATATCCTTTTGTCATCAGGCATATGAGAAAACAACTCCAAAATGGAAGTTTGATCTGGGCCGAAAGAAGAACTTTGAGCAGGTTAGTCCTTATGCATGATGGCAATTTCAGTACCTCTcatgttttataattatggagttTGAAAGGCTAGATTAGAAGTTAGAACATGATGGTACAGCAACTAGATCAAACTTACAAATGATGACAAACTTGACAAATGATAGGAGAGGTATAGTAGTCATTTGTTAAGCAAAGAAGTGATTTTCTGAAGTAATGCCCGCAGTTAGCAAATGCTTGTAGTACATGTGATGTTTTTCATGCCTTTGAGTTCATCTCTTCATTATATTCTTTATTATCACGGTACTCTCCTATTCTCTTGTGCTTCTTATAGTATGAATGTGATGCTTAAGCATATAATTGATTTTTCGGAATCAGGTGTTCGGAACAAATAAGAGGTACTGGTTCATCCCTGCATACTCTGAGGAGGATTTGAGAAGAATGCCAGCTCTACGAGGGCTTGAATACCCCACCAAGCCACACCTCGATGTACAGTAGTTATAATATGGTGATGTCAGATAGAGATAATCGTCGGTACCTTCATGTTCTGAGGAGAATTTGAGAAGAATGCCTGCGCTGCAAGGAGTCGAATATACTGACAGGCCAGAGCTCTCAAGTGTCGATGTCCTGTCGGAACTACCCGAAATAGCTGTGTACATGCAAACCACTGGCCTTGTAGTGCTGTTCTGCAACCCTCTCTCCTGCACCTTTCACTCTTCACTTGCAACACTAATACTGTGTGAAGGTAAGATAACTTGAGAGAGGAAAGGTTATTGAGATAGGAAAATTTTAGAAGTTGTCTATGTTTAATAGCAGAACTTTTCTTGGTCATGCAGAAAACAGTTTTCAAGATTGTAGATGCTTATATTTAGATGATGAACCAAAGTCGAATACATCATGAAATGGACCAATCTTCCTCTACTTATTTATCTTTCGGATCTTGAATTGAGATGAGCTATTCATACATTGGAGTGGCAGCAGGTTGATTTTTGTTTGTGTATTTTAGTATAAACGGGAGAACTTAATGGCCGATTTGcaaaatactaaaaaaaaattaggatttaATTGACCAGAGAAACCTTTTAGATATCAAATCAATTTTAGTGAGAGAAAAGGACTAATGGTGCCATCACTCCATGATGTTATTTGTGATTCTTGAAGACAACATGACCAGAGACTTAAGGACAACTCTCCACCAGTATCATTGATGACAATGGTCGAATTCCAACGTGTGTGAGGGGATAAGACTCGATCTCCACGATCTCGAGATGAGATAAAAAGACAGAATCCCATATTAGAACCTTATCGGGTGTCGCGATACAACATGTAGCCAAACGATTGACCGCCGAACCCCATGATTGGTGCAACCAGTCACGACATAACTTCACCCAAAACTCTACACATTCCCCTCCAATCATCCGTGATCCCAAGTATAATCATCTCTAAAATCATACATAAAAGGTGTGTACACTCTCCAAGATAGATACGACTTCACTTGAGTATTGATCAACTAGTCTAACTAATCTGATCGGACCAAGATTGAGTTAGAATAAACCTCGATTGGATCTAAATTACCATCGCAGCTCAAATAACCAAAATCtaggaagataaaaaaaaaaaaatttattttttgaagattCTGACTAGcttaatatatattaattcttTGCAAGGCTTGAGATCAACAACTGTTTGATCATCTATCATATCCAGGCTTGTTAAGCATGCAAGCCGTTCGTCATCTTTAACGTGCACAGTTGGCAGTTCCAAAGCATTTACACCCAGCTTGGAATTATTAATCACTCCTCCTTATAAAATAGTATACTTTACAAACATCAACTGAACTTTTTCTATTATTAAAGAGGCTTCAAATACCAAGTTACtaattcatattaaaaaaaaaccaaGATAATTCattcacttttttattttttttacccaAAGCTCACATTGttacaaaataaattattaaCTCATTAaagtttaatattataatattttttagttaaaaaaaattagtttgtTCATACAGTTTCTGTATCTAATGACCTATTAAAACAAAAATGTGCTTGAAGTCAACCTCCCCAACAAAATCTAAAATGCTCAATGCAGGAGGAAATTAACATAAGTATGCCaagtccatatatatatatatatatatatatatatatatatatatatatatatatatatatatatatatatatatatatatatatatatatatatatatcacatctaTGATCTCCACAATTTAAATAACCGAACATTCTTCTCAGTAAATGACACAACCAAAAACAATCATCGGAGAAGGCAGTGACAAACTAACCTGTAAAAAACTCGGATGCCGGTGCAAAGTAGATAAGCTCCATCTCGATCATGGCAACCATATAGAGGTTAAACGTAAAGACCCTCGGCTTTAATCTGGGATGCACAATTGGAAATTACTACTCGAGATCCTTGCTGGCCTAGAATGTGTCGCAAGCATCGAGGTTAAGAGTTGTTACATCTATTGCAAGTTGCCAAGCTTTTGGTTAGGGGAAATCTTCTCTCAAGCATGAGTTCCAAGTTGATATTGAATCACAAAGACAATATGACTCTTGGAGTCATCATTACTGAAGACACATTCTTGACCAATAGCAAGACCTTCCAAGAAGATTCTCATCATACAACTCCTGCACCAGTTGGATCGTAAGCACTGGTAGTAGGTTGAACAAACCTAGTTTCACTTTTTAGTGACCAAAAAAGTTTAGAAACCAGCAGTCGGACACCTCAGAAAGATGTTACTAACTAGAGTTAACAGCAGAAATGACACCATAAATATCACAGATGGTAATGTCGTTAACCAGAGAATTGATGACCATTGCGAGACGCACTTTCAACTTCCTCTGCATCTTCAAACCGCTGATCGTTGATTCGAAGCTGCAATAAAGGGAAAAGCCTGCAAATTAGGGTACTCATGAAATATGCAGAGCAATCTCAAATTCAGGAGTATCTTTTGTAtgaaatgtgaaaaaaaaaaaaataacaattcACATGAACCTAATTGATAAAGCACACCTTTTTGTCACATGCCTCCATGCAAATAGACATGGATCATGACAACTGAGAGTTTAAGATCTACATTGACTAGcacaaaaaattctttaaaaaaaattgtggCTTCAAATCCATTTGGTAGGCATGAATTTTATTAATTGTCTCAGTCTGAATGAATCAAATTAACATCAAAAACACCCTTTTTCAGCGATTCTTGGCTTTCATTGCTAAGGGGAGGGTAACTCTctgtatctctctctctcacacacataaTTCCCCGAAGGCACAGGCAATGCTGCAAACCACTGCAACAATGATTGGCAAATCTTGGCAGCAAGTGAATGGTGGCTTCTTACTGCCTGCAGAAAGAACTTTTTCCCCTTCCTCCTTTCCCTCCACCTTCCCTCTCCGGAGTGAGTTCGATCAAACCAGATACAGTAAACTTGGTTGGGCCCAGATCCAAGATCCAATGATTTGGCTCACTCTTGCCTGATTTGAATCAGGCAGGCACCTGGGTCCAGGCATGCGAGTCGTGCCTCACTTCACCTGGGTGCCTAGGCGAGCACCCATGAACTTCACTGTGCAACAGTACAAGCGAAGAGGCTATTCTCATAACTCGAACCTTTATCTCCTAAATTACACAGCAGATTTACCACGACACAAAGGCCCACCTACTTTATAAAAAATCAGGTTATGAATATGAGAAAAGTTAATGTATGCAACCTTACCACTATAAGCATAAAGGTTATTTTCATAACTAGAACCAAATCACCAGAACTGACCATGATACCAAGACCACCCTTTTATACAAAATCTTAGAAGTTACATAAATGTAACATATTTAGTAAATATTGTGTTGAAAACATATAGCATGTTACTTTTTTCTAAGATTTGTCATGTCAATTTATCCATATCTCATCATGTCTATATATGCA
Protein-coding regions in this window:
- the LOC103983885 gene encoding probable protein S-acyltransferase 14, which codes for MHRSVAVVMAWNVFKFCTALRALGSLMILLVLGIVGVSYYAVVAANYGPVLLSVGGVDSLMALAVLVPFHVLLGLLLWSYFSVVFRDPGRVPSNWKPPADEERGETAPLTSLEFSNHILNLQQLGRLEDTGSQMIRYCRKCNQLKPPRCHHCSVCGRCVLKMDHHCIWVVNCVGALNYKFFLLFLFYTFLETTLVTLSLFPHFIAFFKDVEIPGTPGKLATTFLAFVLNLAFALSVLGFLIMHITLVARNTTTIEAYEKTTPKWKFDLGRKKNFEQVFGTNKRYWFIPAYSEEDLRRMPALRGLEYPTKPHLDVQ